The Excalfactoria chinensis isolate bCotChi1 chromosome 10, bCotChi1.hap2, whole genome shotgun sequence genome has a segment encoding these proteins:
- the LRRC49 gene encoding leucine-rich repeat-containing protein 49 isoform X3, with amino-acid sequence MVPSKCRPGRGSRAAPGPFDFKINKEPPSLHNRLLQHDLEKNYSGRQGDPRVLSPLVRNKQLYLPVPSTLTELSGLEFKQNAGSLSGFGESSIHAKPRSRQSSHSVSSHASDNTNFGSSSSITFPVLQRTAEEKILNSDRLTLERQKLTVCPVIDGEDHLRLLNFQHNFITRIQNISNLQHLVFLDLYDNQIEEISGLSTLRSLRVLLLGKNRIKKISNLDSLKNLDVLDLHGNQITKIENINHLSELRVLNLARNLLSIVENLNGLDSLTELNLRHNQVSAIKDVDTLPRLQRLFLSFNNISSFEDILCLADSSSLSDITLDGNPIAQETWYKHTVLHHMMQLRQLDMKRITEEERRMASVAARKEEERKRESHKQSLLKEKKRLTICNIARQWEIQQNRIELVASLNQDKDNQPCPINGSAAYVFPEENRSLDTILNSAVQGLSVLESHLVELEGDTLYLYGSGALECLDRNWSVQTAGTIVTVSFVFIEFDEIVQVLTKLKIKFPNSVHLKFKETNLVTLQQFNALAQLHRMEQLTVDPQGNPVVNFTLWKYYVLFRLNHFNLQKINGIEVTQDDVVMAERLFGILAYVASSELPRYRLLSSFGESRMKQFSYLLEGKGKKPSTGNEESSDNRRAGRESSARATLNYVTKDFHMEKLEEIKERKAFCQTYVKNLVKEAADIHMKNESLQKLWPQMFIELVRDAVIEIRNKNSYMKLSLQRITDQKQ; translated from the exons ATGGTGCCCAGCAAGTGCCGGCCTGGAAGGGGCTCGCGGGCCGCGCCCGGCCCG TTTGACTTCAAGATAAATAAAGAACCGCCATCCCTTCACAACAGACTTCTGCAACATGACCTGGAAAAAAACTATTCAGGAAGGCAAG GAGACCCGAGAGTACTGAGTCCTTTGGTGCGCAATAAGCAGCTGTATCTTCCAGTGCCATCCACTCTGACAGAGCTTTCTGGTTTGGAGTTCAAGCAGAACGCAGGTTCTTTATCTGGATTTGGAGAGTCTTCTATACACGCAAAACCCAGATCCCGACAAAGCAGTCACAGTGTTAGTTCACATGCTTCAG ATAACACCAATTTTGGGAGCAGTTCATCAATAACATTTCCTGTCTTGCAACGTActgctgaggaaaaaatactgaaCTCGGATAGACTCACCCTGGAAAG gcagaagctgacagtgtgcccagttATTGATGGAGAAGACCACCTTCGCCTCTTGAATTTTCAGCATAACTTTATAACCCGGATCCAGAATATTTCCAACCTGCAGCACCTTGTTTTCTTAGATTTGTATGATAACCAGATAGAGGAAATAAGTGGGCTTTCAACTTTGAGATCCCTGAGAGTTCTTCTTTTGGGGAAGAACag aataaagaAGATCTCAAATCTGGACAGCCTAAAAAATCTTGATGTTCTGGATCTTCATGGAAATCAG ATCactaaaatagaaaacatcaaCCATTTGAGTGAACTCAGAGTGTTAAACCTTGCCAGAAACCTTCTGTCCATTGTAGAAAATCTCAACGGACTGGATTCACTTACGGAGCTCAACCTTCGTCATAATCAAGTCTCTGCTAta AAAGATGTGGATACTTTGCCCCGTCTCCAGCGTCTGTTCCTCAGCTTCAACAATATATCTAG TTTTGAGGATATTCTGTGCCTTGCTGATTCCTCATCTTTGTCAGATATCACCCTTGATGGCAATCCAATAGCTCAGGAGACATGGTACAAACACACTGTTCTCCATCATATGATGCAGCTCCGACAGCTAGATATGAAGAGAATCACA GAAGAGGAAAGACGCATGGCATCTGTTgcagcaagaaaagaagaagaaaggaagcgTGAAAGTCATAAACAGAGCTTGCTTAAG gaaaagaaacgGTTAACAATTTGTAATATTGCTCGCCAGTGGGAGATACAGCAGAATCGAATAGAACTTGTGGCTTCTTTAAACCAAGATAAAGATAACCAGCCTTGTCCGATCAATGGCAGTGCTGCATATGtatttcctgaagaaaacag GTCTCTTGATACGATATTGAACAGCGCAGTACAAGGCTTGTCTGTCCTCGAGTCTCATCTGGTGGAACTGGAAGGAGACACTCTTTACTTGTATGGTTCTGGGGCACTGGAGTGCTTGGATCGGAACTGGAGTGTTCAAACAGCTGGAACCATTGTCACAGTCTCATTTGTGTTCATAGAATTTGATGAAATTGTTCAAGTGTTAACAAAACTGAAGATAAAATTTCCTAATTCTGTG cacCTGAAGTTTAAGGAGACAAATCTTGTGACGCTGCAGCAATTCAATGCATTAGCCCAGCTGCATCGCATGGAACAGTTAACGGTTGATCCGCAGGGAAATCCAGTTGTTAACTTTACTCTGTGGAAATACTACGTTCTGTTTAGATTGAACCATTTTAATCTACAGAAGATAAATGGAATTGAG gTTACTCAAGATGATGTTGTAATGGCAGAAAGGCTCTTTGGCATTCTGGCATATGTCGCATCTTCTGAGCTGCCCCGTTATCGCTTGCTTTCATCATTTGGAGAATCTAG GATGAAGCAATTCAGTTATCTTctggagggaaaggggaagaaaccTAGCactggaaatgaagaaagtaGTGATAACAGAAGAGCTGGGAGAGAAAGCTCTGCTCGAGCAACGTTGAATTATGTCACAAAGGACTTTCATATGGAGAAGCTTGAG GaaatcaaggaaagaaaagcattttgccAAACATACGTTAAGAATTTAGTGAAAGAAGCTGCTGACATCCATATGAAAAATGAGTCCTTGCAGAAGCTCTGGCCTCAAATGTTCATTGAACTCGTCAGAGATGCAGTGATAGAAATACGCAATAAAAATTCCTACATGAAACTCAGCTTACAGCGGATCACTGATCAAAAACAGTAG
- the LRRC49 gene encoding leucine-rich repeat-containing protein 49 isoform X1: MALRSSRGSAAPGPPRGSPSPAEPPPAAPPPAGSSGSAPPGGARPELCGPAPSAAGAPRGESSAVSGGSAAAGSCGLQLLIQASAIPSKTKPFDFKINKEPPSLHNRLLQHDLEKNYSGRQGDPRVLSPLVRNKQLYLPVPSTLTELSGLEFKQNAGSLSGFGESSIHAKPRSRQSSHSVSSHASDNTNFGSSSSITFPVLQRTAEEKILNSDRLTLERQKLTVCPVIDGEDHLRLLNFQHNFITRIQNISNLQHLVFLDLYDNQIEEISGLSTLRSLRVLLLGKNRIKKISNLDSLKNLDVLDLHGNQITKIENINHLSELRVLNLARNLLSIVENLNGLDSLTELNLRHNQVSAIKDVDTLPRLQRLFLSFNNISSFEDILCLADSSSLSDITLDGNPIAQETWYKHTVLHHMMQLRQLDMKRITEEERRMASVAARKEEERKRESHKQSLLKEKKRLTICNIARQWEIQQNRIELVASLNQDKDNQPCPINGSAAYVFPEENRSLDTILNSAVQGLSVLESHLVELEGDTLYLYGSGALECLDRNWSVQTAGTIVTVSFVFIEFDEIVQVLTKLKIKFPNSVHLKFKETNLVTLQQFNALAQLHRMEQLTVDPQGNPVVNFTLWKYYVLFRLNHFNLQKINGIEVTQDDVVMAERLFGILAYVASSELPRYRLLSSFGESRMKQFSYLLEGKGKKPSTGNEESSDNRRAGRESSARATLNYVTKDFHMEKLEEIKERKAFCQTYVKNLVKEAADIHMKNESLQKLWPQMFIELVRDAVIEIRNKNSYMKLSLQRITDQKQ, translated from the exons ATGGCGCTCCGCTCCTCCCGCGGCAGCGCGGCCCCGGGCCCGCCTCGAGGCTCTCCCTCCCCCGCCgagccgccgcccgccgctccTCCTCCCGCTGGCAGCAGCGGATCAGCGCCGCCCGGCGGGGCGCGCCCCGAGCTGTGCGGGCCGGCACCGAGTGCGGCCGGAGCGCCGCGAGGAGAGAGCTCGGCGGTCAGCGGGGGGAGCGCGGCT GCCGGTAGCTGCGGGCTCCAGCTGCTGATCCAGGCATCCGCAATCCCCAGTAAAACCAAGCCA TTTGACTTCAAGATAAATAAAGAACCGCCATCCCTTCACAACAGACTTCTGCAACATGACCTGGAAAAAAACTATTCAGGAAGGCAAG GAGACCCGAGAGTACTGAGTCCTTTGGTGCGCAATAAGCAGCTGTATCTTCCAGTGCCATCCACTCTGACAGAGCTTTCTGGTTTGGAGTTCAAGCAGAACGCAGGTTCTTTATCTGGATTTGGAGAGTCTTCTATACACGCAAAACCCAGATCCCGACAAAGCAGTCACAGTGTTAGTTCACATGCTTCAG ATAACACCAATTTTGGGAGCAGTTCATCAATAACATTTCCTGTCTTGCAACGTActgctgaggaaaaaatactgaaCTCGGATAGACTCACCCTGGAAAG gcagaagctgacagtgtgcccagttATTGATGGAGAAGACCACCTTCGCCTCTTGAATTTTCAGCATAACTTTATAACCCGGATCCAGAATATTTCCAACCTGCAGCACCTTGTTTTCTTAGATTTGTATGATAACCAGATAGAGGAAATAAGTGGGCTTTCAACTTTGAGATCCCTGAGAGTTCTTCTTTTGGGGAAGAACag aataaagaAGATCTCAAATCTGGACAGCCTAAAAAATCTTGATGTTCTGGATCTTCATGGAAATCAG ATCactaaaatagaaaacatcaaCCATTTGAGTGAACTCAGAGTGTTAAACCTTGCCAGAAACCTTCTGTCCATTGTAGAAAATCTCAACGGACTGGATTCACTTACGGAGCTCAACCTTCGTCATAATCAAGTCTCTGCTAta AAAGATGTGGATACTTTGCCCCGTCTCCAGCGTCTGTTCCTCAGCTTCAACAATATATCTAG TTTTGAGGATATTCTGTGCCTTGCTGATTCCTCATCTTTGTCAGATATCACCCTTGATGGCAATCCAATAGCTCAGGAGACATGGTACAAACACACTGTTCTCCATCATATGATGCAGCTCCGACAGCTAGATATGAAGAGAATCACA GAAGAGGAAAGACGCATGGCATCTGTTgcagcaagaaaagaagaagaaaggaagcgTGAAAGTCATAAACAGAGCTTGCTTAAG gaaaagaaacgGTTAACAATTTGTAATATTGCTCGCCAGTGGGAGATACAGCAGAATCGAATAGAACTTGTGGCTTCTTTAAACCAAGATAAAGATAACCAGCCTTGTCCGATCAATGGCAGTGCTGCATATGtatttcctgaagaaaacag GTCTCTTGATACGATATTGAACAGCGCAGTACAAGGCTTGTCTGTCCTCGAGTCTCATCTGGTGGAACTGGAAGGAGACACTCTTTACTTGTATGGTTCTGGGGCACTGGAGTGCTTGGATCGGAACTGGAGTGTTCAAACAGCTGGAACCATTGTCACAGTCTCATTTGTGTTCATAGAATTTGATGAAATTGTTCAAGTGTTAACAAAACTGAAGATAAAATTTCCTAATTCTGTG cacCTGAAGTTTAAGGAGACAAATCTTGTGACGCTGCAGCAATTCAATGCATTAGCCCAGCTGCATCGCATGGAACAGTTAACGGTTGATCCGCAGGGAAATCCAGTTGTTAACTTTACTCTGTGGAAATACTACGTTCTGTTTAGATTGAACCATTTTAATCTACAGAAGATAAATGGAATTGAG gTTACTCAAGATGATGTTGTAATGGCAGAAAGGCTCTTTGGCATTCTGGCATATGTCGCATCTTCTGAGCTGCCCCGTTATCGCTTGCTTTCATCATTTGGAGAATCTAG GATGAAGCAATTCAGTTATCTTctggagggaaaggggaagaaaccTAGCactggaaatgaagaaagtaGTGATAACAGAAGAGCTGGGAGAGAAAGCTCTGCTCGAGCAACGTTGAATTATGTCACAAAGGACTTTCATATGGAGAAGCTTGAG GaaatcaaggaaagaaaagcattttgccAAACATACGTTAAGAATTTAGTGAAAGAAGCTGCTGACATCCATATGAAAAATGAGTCCTTGCAGAAGCTCTGGCCTCAAATGTTCATTGAACTCGTCAGAGATGCAGTGATAGAAATACGCAATAAAAATTCCTACATGAAACTCAGCTTACAGCGGATCACTGATCAAAAACAGTAG
- the LRRC49 gene encoding leucine-rich repeat-containing protein 49 isoform X2: MVPSKCRPGRGSRAAPGPAGSCGLQLLIQASAIPSKTKPFDFKINKEPPSLHNRLLQHDLEKNYSGRQGDPRVLSPLVRNKQLYLPVPSTLTELSGLEFKQNAGSLSGFGESSIHAKPRSRQSSHSVSSHASDNTNFGSSSSITFPVLQRTAEEKILNSDRLTLERQKLTVCPVIDGEDHLRLLNFQHNFITRIQNISNLQHLVFLDLYDNQIEEISGLSTLRSLRVLLLGKNRIKKISNLDSLKNLDVLDLHGNQITKIENINHLSELRVLNLARNLLSIVENLNGLDSLTELNLRHNQVSAIKDVDTLPRLQRLFLSFNNISSFEDILCLADSSSLSDITLDGNPIAQETWYKHTVLHHMMQLRQLDMKRITEEERRMASVAARKEEERKRESHKQSLLKEKKRLTICNIARQWEIQQNRIELVASLNQDKDNQPCPINGSAAYVFPEENRSLDTILNSAVQGLSVLESHLVELEGDTLYLYGSGALECLDRNWSVQTAGTIVTVSFVFIEFDEIVQVLTKLKIKFPNSVHLKFKETNLVTLQQFNALAQLHRMEQLTVDPQGNPVVNFTLWKYYVLFRLNHFNLQKINGIEVTQDDVVMAERLFGILAYVASSELPRYRLLSSFGESRMKQFSYLLEGKGKKPSTGNEESSDNRRAGRESSARATLNYVTKDFHMEKLEEIKERKAFCQTYVKNLVKEAADIHMKNESLQKLWPQMFIELVRDAVIEIRNKNSYMKLSLQRITDQKQ; the protein is encoded by the exons ATGGTGCCCAGCAAGTGCCGGCCTGGAAGGGGCTCGCGGGCCGCGCCCGGCCCG GCCGGTAGCTGCGGGCTCCAGCTGCTGATCCAGGCATCCGCAATCCCCAGTAAAACCAAGCCA TTTGACTTCAAGATAAATAAAGAACCGCCATCCCTTCACAACAGACTTCTGCAACATGACCTGGAAAAAAACTATTCAGGAAGGCAAG GAGACCCGAGAGTACTGAGTCCTTTGGTGCGCAATAAGCAGCTGTATCTTCCAGTGCCATCCACTCTGACAGAGCTTTCTGGTTTGGAGTTCAAGCAGAACGCAGGTTCTTTATCTGGATTTGGAGAGTCTTCTATACACGCAAAACCCAGATCCCGACAAAGCAGTCACAGTGTTAGTTCACATGCTTCAG ATAACACCAATTTTGGGAGCAGTTCATCAATAACATTTCCTGTCTTGCAACGTActgctgaggaaaaaatactgaaCTCGGATAGACTCACCCTGGAAAG gcagaagctgacagtgtgcccagttATTGATGGAGAAGACCACCTTCGCCTCTTGAATTTTCAGCATAACTTTATAACCCGGATCCAGAATATTTCCAACCTGCAGCACCTTGTTTTCTTAGATTTGTATGATAACCAGATAGAGGAAATAAGTGGGCTTTCAACTTTGAGATCCCTGAGAGTTCTTCTTTTGGGGAAGAACag aataaagaAGATCTCAAATCTGGACAGCCTAAAAAATCTTGATGTTCTGGATCTTCATGGAAATCAG ATCactaaaatagaaaacatcaaCCATTTGAGTGAACTCAGAGTGTTAAACCTTGCCAGAAACCTTCTGTCCATTGTAGAAAATCTCAACGGACTGGATTCACTTACGGAGCTCAACCTTCGTCATAATCAAGTCTCTGCTAta AAAGATGTGGATACTTTGCCCCGTCTCCAGCGTCTGTTCCTCAGCTTCAACAATATATCTAG TTTTGAGGATATTCTGTGCCTTGCTGATTCCTCATCTTTGTCAGATATCACCCTTGATGGCAATCCAATAGCTCAGGAGACATGGTACAAACACACTGTTCTCCATCATATGATGCAGCTCCGACAGCTAGATATGAAGAGAATCACA GAAGAGGAAAGACGCATGGCATCTGTTgcagcaagaaaagaagaagaaaggaagcgTGAAAGTCATAAACAGAGCTTGCTTAAG gaaaagaaacgGTTAACAATTTGTAATATTGCTCGCCAGTGGGAGATACAGCAGAATCGAATAGAACTTGTGGCTTCTTTAAACCAAGATAAAGATAACCAGCCTTGTCCGATCAATGGCAGTGCTGCATATGtatttcctgaagaaaacag GTCTCTTGATACGATATTGAACAGCGCAGTACAAGGCTTGTCTGTCCTCGAGTCTCATCTGGTGGAACTGGAAGGAGACACTCTTTACTTGTATGGTTCTGGGGCACTGGAGTGCTTGGATCGGAACTGGAGTGTTCAAACAGCTGGAACCATTGTCACAGTCTCATTTGTGTTCATAGAATTTGATGAAATTGTTCAAGTGTTAACAAAACTGAAGATAAAATTTCCTAATTCTGTG cacCTGAAGTTTAAGGAGACAAATCTTGTGACGCTGCAGCAATTCAATGCATTAGCCCAGCTGCATCGCATGGAACAGTTAACGGTTGATCCGCAGGGAAATCCAGTTGTTAACTTTACTCTGTGGAAATACTACGTTCTGTTTAGATTGAACCATTTTAATCTACAGAAGATAAATGGAATTGAG gTTACTCAAGATGATGTTGTAATGGCAGAAAGGCTCTTTGGCATTCTGGCATATGTCGCATCTTCTGAGCTGCCCCGTTATCGCTTGCTTTCATCATTTGGAGAATCTAG GATGAAGCAATTCAGTTATCTTctggagggaaaggggaagaaaccTAGCactggaaatgaagaaagtaGTGATAACAGAAGAGCTGGGAGAGAAAGCTCTGCTCGAGCAACGTTGAATTATGTCACAAAGGACTTTCATATGGAGAAGCTTGAG GaaatcaaggaaagaaaagcattttgccAAACATACGTTAAGAATTTAGTGAAAGAAGCTGCTGACATCCATATGAAAAATGAGTCCTTGCAGAAGCTCTGGCCTCAAATGTTCATTGAACTCGTCAGAGATGCAGTGATAGAAATACGCAATAAAAATTCCTACATGAAACTCAGCTTACAGCGGATCACTGATCAAAAACAGTAG
- the LRRC49 gene encoding leucine-rich repeat-containing protein 49 isoform X4 — protein sequence MKDVDTLPRLQRLFLSFNNISSFEDILCLADSSSLSDITLDGNPIAQETWYKHTVLHHMMQLRQLDMKRITEEERRMASVAARKEEERKRESHKQSLLKEKKRLTICNIARQWEIQQNRIELVASLNQDKDNQPCPINGSAAYVFPEENRSLDTILNSAVQGLSVLESHLVELEGDTLYLYGSGALECLDRNWSVQTAGTIVTVSFVFIEFDEIVQVLTKLKIKFPNSVHLKFKETNLVTLQQFNALAQLHRMEQLTVDPQGNPVVNFTLWKYYVLFRLNHFNLQKINGIEVTQDDVVMAERLFGILAYVASSELPRYRLLSSFGESRMKQFSYLLEGKGKKPSTGNEESSDNRRAGRESSARATLNYVTKDFHMEKLEEIKERKAFCQTYVKNLVKEAADIHMKNESLQKLWPQMFIELVRDAVIEIRNKNSYMKLSLQRITDQKQ from the exons Atg AAAGATGTGGATACTTTGCCCCGTCTCCAGCGTCTGTTCCTCAGCTTCAACAATATATCTAG TTTTGAGGATATTCTGTGCCTTGCTGATTCCTCATCTTTGTCAGATATCACCCTTGATGGCAATCCAATAGCTCAGGAGACATGGTACAAACACACTGTTCTCCATCATATGATGCAGCTCCGACAGCTAGATATGAAGAGAATCACA GAAGAGGAAAGACGCATGGCATCTGTTgcagcaagaaaagaagaagaaaggaagcgTGAAAGTCATAAACAGAGCTTGCTTAAG gaaaagaaacgGTTAACAATTTGTAATATTGCTCGCCAGTGGGAGATACAGCAGAATCGAATAGAACTTGTGGCTTCTTTAAACCAAGATAAAGATAACCAGCCTTGTCCGATCAATGGCAGTGCTGCATATGtatttcctgaagaaaacag GTCTCTTGATACGATATTGAACAGCGCAGTACAAGGCTTGTCTGTCCTCGAGTCTCATCTGGTGGAACTGGAAGGAGACACTCTTTACTTGTATGGTTCTGGGGCACTGGAGTGCTTGGATCGGAACTGGAGTGTTCAAACAGCTGGAACCATTGTCACAGTCTCATTTGTGTTCATAGAATTTGATGAAATTGTTCAAGTGTTAACAAAACTGAAGATAAAATTTCCTAATTCTGTG cacCTGAAGTTTAAGGAGACAAATCTTGTGACGCTGCAGCAATTCAATGCATTAGCCCAGCTGCATCGCATGGAACAGTTAACGGTTGATCCGCAGGGAAATCCAGTTGTTAACTTTACTCTGTGGAAATACTACGTTCTGTTTAGATTGAACCATTTTAATCTACAGAAGATAAATGGAATTGAG gTTACTCAAGATGATGTTGTAATGGCAGAAAGGCTCTTTGGCATTCTGGCATATGTCGCATCTTCTGAGCTGCCCCGTTATCGCTTGCTTTCATCATTTGGAGAATCTAG GATGAAGCAATTCAGTTATCTTctggagggaaaggggaagaaaccTAGCactggaaatgaagaaagtaGTGATAACAGAAGAGCTGGGAGAGAAAGCTCTGCTCGAGCAACGTTGAATTATGTCACAAAGGACTTTCATATGGAGAAGCTTGAG GaaatcaaggaaagaaaagcattttgccAAACATACGTTAAGAATTTAGTGAAAGAAGCTGCTGACATCCATATGAAAAATGAGTCCTTGCAGAAGCTCTGGCCTCAAATGTTCATTGAACTCGTCAGAGATGCAGTGATAGAAATACGCAATAAAAATTCCTACATGAAACTCAGCTTACAGCGGATCACTGATCAAAAACAGTAG
- the LRRC49 gene encoding leucine-rich repeat-containing protein 49 isoform X5 — protein MMQLRQLDMKRITEEERRMASVAARKEEERKRESHKQSLLKEKKRLTICNIARQWEIQQNRIELVASLNQDKDNQPCPINGSAAYVFPEENRSLDTILNSAVQGLSVLESHLVELEGDTLYLYGSGALECLDRNWSVQTAGTIVTVSFVFIEFDEIVQVLTKLKIKFPNSVHLKFKETNLVTLQQFNALAQLHRMEQLTVDPQGNPVVNFTLWKYYVLFRLNHFNLQKINGIEVTQDDVVMAERLFGILAYVASSELPRYRLLSSFGESRMKQFSYLLEGKGKKPSTGNEESSDNRRAGRESSARATLNYVTKDFHMEKLEEIKERKAFCQTYVKNLVKEAADIHMKNESLQKLWPQMFIELVRDAVIEIRNKNSYMKLSLQRITDQKQ, from the exons ATGATGCAGCTCCGACAGCTAGATATGAAGAGAATCACA GAAGAGGAAAGACGCATGGCATCTGTTgcagcaagaaaagaagaagaaaggaagcgTGAAAGTCATAAACAGAGCTTGCTTAAG gaaaagaaacgGTTAACAATTTGTAATATTGCTCGCCAGTGGGAGATACAGCAGAATCGAATAGAACTTGTGGCTTCTTTAAACCAAGATAAAGATAACCAGCCTTGTCCGATCAATGGCAGTGCTGCATATGtatttcctgaagaaaacag GTCTCTTGATACGATATTGAACAGCGCAGTACAAGGCTTGTCTGTCCTCGAGTCTCATCTGGTGGAACTGGAAGGAGACACTCTTTACTTGTATGGTTCTGGGGCACTGGAGTGCTTGGATCGGAACTGGAGTGTTCAAACAGCTGGAACCATTGTCACAGTCTCATTTGTGTTCATAGAATTTGATGAAATTGTTCAAGTGTTAACAAAACTGAAGATAAAATTTCCTAATTCTGTG cacCTGAAGTTTAAGGAGACAAATCTTGTGACGCTGCAGCAATTCAATGCATTAGCCCAGCTGCATCGCATGGAACAGTTAACGGTTGATCCGCAGGGAAATCCAGTTGTTAACTTTACTCTGTGGAAATACTACGTTCTGTTTAGATTGAACCATTTTAATCTACAGAAGATAAATGGAATTGAG gTTACTCAAGATGATGTTGTAATGGCAGAAAGGCTCTTTGGCATTCTGGCATATGTCGCATCTTCTGAGCTGCCCCGTTATCGCTTGCTTTCATCATTTGGAGAATCTAG GATGAAGCAATTCAGTTATCTTctggagggaaaggggaagaaaccTAGCactggaaatgaagaaagtaGTGATAACAGAAGAGCTGGGAGAGAAAGCTCTGCTCGAGCAACGTTGAATTATGTCACAAAGGACTTTCATATGGAGAAGCTTGAG GaaatcaaggaaagaaaagcattttgccAAACATACGTTAAGAATTTAGTGAAAGAAGCTGCTGACATCCATATGAAAAATGAGTCCTTGCAGAAGCTCTGGCCTCAAATGTTCATTGAACTCGTCAGAGATGCAGTGATAGAAATACGCAATAAAAATTCCTACATGAAACTCAGCTTACAGCGGATCACTGATCAAAAACAGTAG